From a region of the Lactuca sativa cultivar Salinas chromosome 4, Lsat_Salinas_v11, whole genome shotgun sequence genome:
- the LOC111892407 gene encoding F-box protein SKIP27, with amino-acid sequence MALGRSYSLGLVKRTSSFGRKRILILNEMDIDSIDTISPTKKRSMGNSFSASRSLLEALPQDILIRVLCGVDHDDLKRLFHVSKPIREAAIIAKKLHFEYNTPKKVPAFRSTIEPSSLEFDEIGAPRQLRVARSRLDRKKLASISVALFTSDAEDEVFSRRNL; translated from the exons ATGGCATTGGGTAGGAGTTACAGCTTAGGGTTAGTAAAACGCACGAGTTCATTTGGTAGGAAGAGGATTCTGATTTTGAACGAAATGGATATCGATTCTATCGATACGATTTCGCCCACGAAGAAACGATCAATGGGAAACAGTTTTAGTGCCAGTAGATCGTTGCTGGAAGCTCTCCCTCAAGATATTCTC ATTAGGGTCTTATGTGGTGTAGACCATGATGATCTGAAGAGGCTGTTTCATGTATCTAAACCGATTAGAGAAGCT GCTATTATAGCAAAGAAACTGCATTTTGAATATAATACACCAAAAAAGGTCCCTGCTTTTCGATCCACCATAGAACCATCATCACTTGAGTTTGATGAAATTGGAGCTCCAAGACAATTGAGAGTAGCTCGTTCTCGATTGGATAGAAAAAAACTGGCTTCCATTTCGGTTGCCTTATTTACTTCTGATGCTGAAGATGAAGTGTTTTCAAGGAGGAATTTGTAG
- the LOC111892384 gene encoding uncharacterized protein LOC111892384 produces MNMVDMTDFNLNLDKDYGCVQMDGFHTGVGTNDEHEDIEVIDNDRWDSLDEGSEDERKRRCVLKNLAKEKRCSLGNVHKASFYVGQKFKSKKELKEKIDMHALETRRNLYYKKNDKLRLRALCRGVVPVINASGVVGLNTKNKSKGKEVNSEKVNCSWFLHASRSNTESPWFVRTLNDNHTCLQSKKIRACTTTFISKRIMDQIDTNPGIPLRALQEQLQKDFEVGVSIDKVFRAKAIATKIVEGDYTKQYEILRDYVLELQATNVEITVKIDVYSEQNPSNPTRRFKRIYICLGPLKKGFKAGLRDLLGFDGAHMKGPFPGQVLTAVGLDSNNGIYPLAYAIIETENKSSWVWFLQCLGEDLDLGSNSNFTFITDRQKGLIPAIAQLFPCAEHRYCLRHIHQNMRVKWKLKEYKDHLWRCATATTVPAFEHCMKEFSNYDKEACEWLRKIPPKHWARSHFTGRALSDILLNNLCEVFNNKIIEGRDKPIIGCLEYIRQYLMKRICNVMKVMDKEKGPLTPTATTILDVNKSHASHYIARWNGGEKYQVTGAWQDQHVVDVRNNTCTCRKWELIGIPCKHAIATLYEMTKNSEDVGDIYRWVNKVYWLDTWKSAYSYKVEPIKGRIMWPKSLCPTTLIPPIHHKQPGRPTKKRKKSEDEKLSQSQRGSQSQSGTHGVSQDEGCKVGPDGVQKLTRKYVSVTCAKCKNKGHNSRTCKGQGGGS; encoded by the exons ATGAATATG GTGGATATGACTGACTTTAACCTCAATCTTGATAAGGATTATGGTTGTGTTCAAATGGATGGGTTTCATACCGGGGTTGGGACAAATGATGAACATGAGGACATAGAAGTCATTGACAATGATAGATGGGATTCTTTAGATGAAGGGTCAGAAGATGAAAGGAAAAGAAGATGTGTTCTTAAAAATCTGGCTAAGGAGAAAAGATGCAGTCTTGGCAATGTCCATAAGGCCAGTTTTTATGTTGGGCAAAAGTTTAAATCAAAGAAagaattgaaagaaaaaattgaCATGCACGCACTAGAAACTAGGAGGAATTTATATTATAAAAAGAATGACAAGCTTAGACTTCGGGCATTGTGTAGAGGTGTAGTCCCTGTCATCAATGCAAGTGGGGTGGTGGGCCTTAATACCAAAAATAAAAGCAAGGGCAAAGAGGTAAATTCAGAAAAAGTAAACTGTAGTTGGTTCCTTCATGCTTCTAGGTCAAACACAGAATCTCCCTGGTTTGTAAGGACATTAAATGACAACCATACTTGCCTTCAAAGTAAGAAGATTAGAGCTTGCACTACTACTTTTATATCCAAGCGAATCATGGACCAAATCGACACGAATCCAGGGATTCCTCTTCGAGCATTGCAGGAACAACTTCAAAAGGACTTCGAGGTTGGTGTTTCTATTGACAAAGTATTCAGGGCCAAGGCTATTGCAACTAAGATCGTGGAGGGTGACTATACGAAACAATATGAGATCTTGAGGGACTATGTCCTTGAATTGCAAGCAACCAATGTTGAAATAACTGTCAAGATTGATGTTTACAGTGAACAAAACCCATCAAACCCAACGAGGAGGTTTAAAAGAATCTACATTTGCTTAGGTCCCCTGAAAAAAGGTTTTAAGGCTGGCCTCAGGGATCTTTTGGGTTTCGATGGTGCGCATATGAAAGGACCATTTCCTGGGCAGGTTCTAACAGCAGTTGGGTTGGACTCTAACAATGGTATTTACCCCCTTGCTTATGCCATTATTGAGACAGAGAACAAAAGTAGTTGGGTATGGTTCTTGCAGTGTTTAGGAGAAGACTTGGATCTTGGTTCAAACTCTAACTTTACTTTTATCACAGATCGACAAAAG GGTTTAATACCAGCAATAGCCCAACTATTCCCATGTGCTGAGCATAGGTATTGTCTCAGGCACATACATCAGAACATGAGAGTGAAATGGAAATTGAAAGAGTACAAGGATCATTTATGGAGATGTGCAACTGCAACCACTGTACCTGCATTTGAACATTGCATGAAAGAATTTAGCAACTATGACAAGGAGGCATGTGAATGGCTTAGAAAGATTCCTCCAAAACACTGGGCAAGAAGCCATTTTACAG GTAGAGCACTCTCTGATATACTGTTAAACAACCTTTGTGAGGTATTTAACAACAAGATAATAGAGGGAAGAGATAAGCCTATCATAGGTTGTTTGGAGTATATTAGACAATACCTGATGAAGAGAATTTGTAATGTTATGAAGGTGATGGACAAGGAAAAAGGGCCTTTAACACCCACTGCAACAACCATATTGGATGTAAACAAGTCTCATGCATCACATTACATTGCTAGGTGGAATGGGGGTGAGAAATACCAAGTCACTGGGGCATGGCAAGATCAACATGTTGTAGATGTTAGGAACAACACATGTACTTGCAGGAAGTGGGAGCTAATAGGCATCCCATGTAAACATGCCATTGCAACCCTTTATGAAATGACCAAGAACTCAGAGGATGTTGGTGACATTTACAGGTGGGTCAATAAGGTATACTGGTTGGATACATGGAAGAGTGCATATTCCTATAAGGTAGAGCCCATAAAAGGAAGAATAATGTGGCCTAAAAGTTTGTGTCCCACCACACTTATCCCTCCAATACATCATAAGCAACCAGGTAGGCCTACAAAGAAGAGGAAGAAAAGTGAGGATGAAAAATTGAGTCAGAGTCAAAGAGGGAGTCAAAGTCAGAGTGGTACTCATGGTGTAAGTCAGGATGAAGGCTGTAAAGTGGGTCCTGATGGAGTTCAAAAATTAACAAGGAAATATGTCAGTGTAACATGTGCAAAATGCAAAAACAAAGGTCACAACTCAAGGACATGCAAAGGTCAAGGAGGTGGAAGTTGA